One window of the Nocardia terpenica genome contains the following:
- a CDS encoding methionyl-tRNA formyltransferase, which yields MRIVSFGYQTWGRKTLQALIDSGHEVVLAVTHPTSAESYRAIWNDSVEELAREHGIPVHLTERADAETIDLVKRAEPDLIVVNSWYTWMPAELYNLPPHGTLNLHDSLLPKFTGFSPVLWALISGESEIGLTIHRMDEGLDTGDILVQHALAVGPNATGTELVRAGMELIPGALREALTAIETGTAVWRPQNKAERTYFHKRSDRDSRIDWSWPATDLERFVRALSEPYPRAYTHYRGQRVEVLAATVSQARYGGTVGRVIVQEGGGAVVCGPDAYRGGNHGLVITRVRTADGRELDGAEFFARGGYLTDSPE from the coding sequence ATGCGTATCGTGTCGTTCGGTTACCAGACCTGGGGCCGGAAAACTCTGCAGGCCCTGATCGATTCCGGTCACGAGGTGGTGCTGGCCGTCACCCATCCGACGAGTGCCGAGTCCTACCGGGCGATCTGGAACGATTCGGTCGAGGAGCTGGCACGCGAGCACGGCATCCCGGTGCATCTCACCGAGCGGGCCGACGCCGAGACCATCGACCTGGTCAAGCGCGCCGAGCCGGACCTGATCGTGGTCAACAGCTGGTACACCTGGATGCCCGCCGAGCTGTACAACCTGCCGCCGCACGGCACGCTGAACCTGCACGATTCGCTGCTGCCGAAGTTCACCGGGTTCTCGCCGGTGCTGTGGGCGCTGATCAGCGGTGAGTCCGAGATCGGCCTGACGATCCACCGGATGGACGAGGGCCTGGACACCGGCGATATCCTGGTGCAGCACGCACTCGCGGTGGGCCCCAACGCAACCGGGACCGAGCTGGTGCGGGCGGGCATGGAGCTCATTCCGGGCGCGCTGCGCGAGGCCCTGACCGCCATCGAGACCGGGACCGCGGTGTGGCGGCCGCAGAACAAGGCCGAGCGCACCTACTTCCACAAGCGCTCCGACCGCGACAGCCGCATCGACTGGTCCTGGCCCGCAACGGATCTGGAGCGTTTCGTGCGCGCGCTGTCGGAGCCGTACCCGCGCGCCTACACCCACTACCGCGGGCAGCGCGTCGAGGTGCTGGCCGCGACGGTGTCGCAGGCCCGCTACGGCGGCACCGTAGGCCGGGTGATCGTTCAGGAGGGCGGCGGCGCGGTGGTGTGCGGTCCGGACGCCTATCGCGGCGGCAATCACGGGCTGGTGATCACCCGGGTGCGCACCGCGGACGGCCGCGAGCTCGACGGCGCCGAATTCTTCGCCCGCGGTGGGTATCTCACCGATTCGCCCGAGTAA
- a CDS encoding SidA/IucD/PvdA family monooxygenase, which translates to MDTLVVVGAGPKAMAVAAKAHVLRGLGLPAPRVVVVESHAVGGNWLPGGGWTDGQHRLGTSPEKDVGFPYHSTWARGHNRAIDAAMRAFSWTSFLVERGTYAEWIDRGRPNPHHHVWAAYLQWVAATSGVELVLGAVRRISPAAGGWVVSVAEPDGSVADIDADRLMITGPGDSRRALADHPKVLSIADFWELAGNRRLPASSRAAVIGGGETAGSAMDELVRHDVLSVSVISPNATIYTRGESYFENALFSDPTRWSGLSADERREVIRRTDRGVFSVRVQESLLGDNRVQHVRGRVVRVADHGDAVALTLRNELRPDRTLTFDLVVDATGGQPLWFLELFDSDALDLLELAVGGPLTQARLESAIGYDLSVTGLDARLHLPNLAALAQGPGFPNLSCLGELSDRVLRLAPRQLRSAAGELATARQG; encoded by the coding sequence GTGGACACACTGGTCGTAGTCGGCGCCGGGCCGAAGGCCATGGCCGTGGCGGCGAAGGCGCACGTGCTGCGGGGGCTGGGTCTGCCCGCGCCGCGGGTGGTGGTCGTGGAATCCCATGCGGTGGGCGGCAATTGGCTGCCCGGCGGCGGCTGGACCGACGGGCAGCATCGGCTCGGCACCAGCCCGGAGAAGGACGTCGGCTTTCCGTATCACTCCACCTGGGCGCGCGGGCACAATCGCGCGATCGATGCCGCGATGCGGGCGTTCAGCTGGACCTCCTTCCTGGTCGAGCGGGGCACCTACGCGGAGTGGATCGATCGCGGCCGACCGAATCCGCATCACCACGTCTGGGCCGCCTACCTGCAGTGGGTGGCGGCCACCTCCGGTGTCGAACTGGTTCTCGGTGCGGTGCGGCGCATCTCGCCCGCCGCGGGCGGCTGGGTGGTGTCGGTGGCCGAGCCGGACGGCTCCGTCGCCGACATCGATGCCGACCGGTTGATGATCACCGGCCCCGGCGACAGCCGCCGCGCCCTGGCCGATCACCCGAAGGTGCTGAGCATCGCGGACTTCTGGGAGCTGGCGGGCAATCGCCGCCTCCCGGCCTCCTCGCGCGCCGCGGTGATCGGCGGCGGCGAGACGGCCGGATCCGCGATGGACGAGCTGGTTCGCCACGACGTGCTCTCGGTATCGGTGATCTCGCCCAACGCCACCATCTACACCCGCGGCGAAAGTTATTTCGAGAACGCGCTTTTCAGCGACCCCACGCGCTGGTCGGGACTGAGCGCCGACGAGCGCCGGGAGGTCATCCGGCGCACCGATCGCGGCGTGTTCTCGGTGCGGGTGCAGGAAAGCCTGCTGGGGGACAACCGGGTTCAGCACGTGCGCGGGCGGGTGGTGCGGGTGGCCGACCACGGGGACGCCGTCGCGCTCACGCTGCGCAACGAGCTGCGCCCGGATCGGACGCTCACCTTCGATCTGGTGGTCGACGCCACCGGCGGGCAGCCGCTGTGGTTCCTGGAGCTGTTCGATTCCGATGCTTTGGATTTGCTGGAACTGGCGGTCGGCGGCCCGCTCACCCAGGCGCGGCTGGAATCGGCCATCGGCTACGACCTGTCCGTCACCGGCCTGGACGCCCGGCTGCATCTGCCGAATCTCGCTGCGCTGGCGCAGGGTCCGGGCTTCCCGAACCTCAGTTGCCTGGGCGAACTCTCCGATCGCGTGCTCCGGCTGGCGCCGCGGCAGCTGCGGTCCGCGGCCGGGGAACTTGCCACCGCGCGGCAAGGATAG
- a CDS encoding pseudouridine synthase — MRRRQKPPLAKRHGLDPARVRLPEDGGWATIRDHLVERLPRVPAERIDRLLAEGGVVDLDGPIAPDAPYVPGGAVWFHRDLPRETEVPFEITVVHRDDDLLVVDKPHFLSTIPRGQHILQTALVRLRRDLDLPDLIPAHRLDRATAGLVLFVINPARRGAYQTMFHQRRVYKEYEAIARFDPELTLPLTIRSRIVKERNIIRAFEVDGEPNAETRVELLDRRDGLGRYRLIPHTGRTHQLRLHMNGLGIPILGDDFYPELTDRSVDDFTRPLQLLATTLEFTDPVTREPRRFRTTRTLRAWTDPDGWAAGVE, encoded by the coding sequence ATGAGACGCAGGCAGAAGCCGCCGTTGGCGAAGCGGCACGGACTGGATCCGGCCCGGGTGCGGCTGCCGGAGGACGGCGGCTGGGCCACGATTCGCGATCACCTGGTGGAGCGGCTGCCGCGGGTCCCGGCCGAGCGGATCGATCGGTTGCTGGCCGAGGGCGGCGTCGTCGATCTGGACGGGCCGATCGCGCCCGACGCCCCCTATGTGCCGGGCGGCGCGGTGTGGTTCCATCGCGACCTACCGCGCGAAACCGAGGTGCCGTTCGAGATCACCGTGGTGCATCGCGACGACGATCTGCTCGTGGTCGACAAACCGCATTTTCTGTCCACGATCCCGCGCGGGCAGCACATTCTGCAGACCGCGCTGGTGCGGTTGCGCCGCGATCTGGACCTGCCCGACCTGATACCCGCGCATCGACTCGACCGCGCCACCGCGGGCCTGGTGCTGTTCGTGATCAATCCGGCCCGGCGCGGGGCGTATCAGACGATGTTCCACCAGCGCCGGGTGTACAAGGAGTACGAGGCGATCGCCCGCTTCGATCCGGAGCTGACGCTGCCGCTGACGATTCGCAGCCGAATCGTCAAGGAGCGCAACATCATCCGGGCCTTCGAGGTGGACGGCGAGCCGAATGCCGAGACCCGCGTGGAACTGCTCGACCGGCGCGACGGGCTCGGCCGCTACCGGCTGATCCCGCACACCGGCCGCACCCACCAGCTACGCCTGCACATGAACGGCCTCGGCATCCCCATTCTCGGCGACGACTTCTATCCCGAGCTCACCGACCGATCGGTGGACGATTTCACCCGTCCCCTCCAATTGCTCGCCACCACACTGGAATTCACCGATCCGGTCACCCGCGAGCCGCGCCGCTTCCGCACCACCCGCACGCTGCGGGCGTGGACCGATCCGGACGGCTGGGCCGCCGGCGTCGAGTGA
- a CDS encoding EXLDI protein, translating into MTTDPQQSDVLDRVHGDAPEPVTDGLEQIVVKDGPGGARAKRFFGRFVAETRDYAKTGVTVIRVYRSRRGKFVVQHQSSDWSDFSSLANFPADLRAWRSMLGVGDPHWGDFQVDVVDSLDELGGVVPPKLYRRVVAAIEPPRLEDLDI; encoded by the coding sequence ATGACCACAGATCCGCAGCAGTCCGATGTGCTGGACCGGGTCCACGGCGACGCACCGGAGCCCGTGACCGACGGCCTCGAACAGATCGTGGTGAAGGACGGTCCCGGCGGCGCGCGGGCCAAGCGGTTCTTCGGGCGCTTCGTCGCCGAGACCCGCGACTACGCCAAGACCGGCGTCACGGTGATCCGCGTCTACCGCAGCCGCCGCGGCAAGTTCGTGGTGCAGCACCAGAGCTCGGACTGGTCGGACTTCTCGTCCCTGGCCAACTTCCCGGCCGACTTGCGCGCCTGGCGCAGCATGCTCGGCGTCGGCGACCCGCATTGGGGCGACTTCCAGGTCGACGTGGTCGATTCGCTCGACGAACTGGGCGGGGTGGTGCCGCCCAAGCTGTACCGCCGGGTCGTCGCCGCGATCGAACCGCCGCGGCTGGAAGACCTCGACATCTGA
- a CDS encoding CPBP family intramembrane glutamic endopeptidase, translating into MSRSDNTAPTSAAPGPRPRVHAWIDVAVVVVVLAGTNLIAHFTSAWANILTVPVAAVALVALMRRRGLGWAELGLDPRQWRRGSLYALAAIGVVLGAVAVGALLPITRPFFLADRYATISGALIASMIVIPLQTAIPEELAFRGVLHGTLDRAWGARGVFAAGSLLFGLWHIASSLGLTSGNRGLSGLLGGGTTGQIAGIALAVVATAGAGVVFTWLRRRSGSLLAPIALHWSLNGAGALAAAVAWHTALH; encoded by the coding sequence ATGTCTCGGAGCGATAACACGGCCCCGACCTCGGCGGCGCCCGGCCCCCGCCCGCGGGTGCATGCGTGGATCGATGTGGCCGTGGTCGTCGTCGTGCTGGCGGGCACCAACCTCATTGCCCACTTCACCTCCGCGTGGGCCAATATCCTCACGGTTCCGGTGGCGGCCGTCGCGCTCGTCGCGCTGATGCGCCGCCGCGGGCTGGGCTGGGCCGAACTGGGACTCGACCCGAGGCAGTGGCGGCGCGGATCGCTCTACGCGCTGGCCGCGATCGGGGTCGTGCTGGGCGCGGTGGCCGTCGGGGCACTGCTGCCGATCACGCGGCCGTTCTTTCTCGCCGACCGCTATGCCACCATTTCCGGCGCGCTGATCGCGTCGATGATCGTCATCCCGCTGCAGACCGCCATCCCGGAGGAACTGGCATTCCGGGGCGTCCTGCACGGAACGCTCGACCGCGCCTGGGGCGCTCGCGGCGTATTCGCCGCGGGCTCATTGCTTTTCGGACTCTGGCATATCGCCTCGTCGCTCGGATTGACCAGCGGAAATCGCGGATTGAGCGGATTGCTCGGCGGCGGAACGACCGGTCAGATCGCGGGAATCGCGCTCGCGGTGGTGGCCACCGCCGGGGCGGGCGTGGTGTTCACCTGGTTGCGGCGGCGCAGCGGAAGTCTGCTCGCGCCCATCGCATTGCATTGGTCGCTGAATGGCGCCGGAGCGCTCGCCGCGGCCGTCGCCTGGCATACCGCCCTGCACTGA
- a CDS encoding SGNH/GDSL hydrolase family protein, which produces MWRALKIGLLAVVVGIIAIVAVATAGRSTGKAQARPVLAVVGASISYGIGADGANQAWPAVLGKQLGWRTVVSADPGAGYLAPGQRARGPMRKLLAELDLTTTHPSVVIVQAGYNDIGMPAAQLTDSVRQVVRQIHAEAPGAAIGVLTVFPKGRPSEAAAATDAVIVSAARSADPHVAVFDPITAHWMFPTVTDRLHPTPAGHRWIADRMLTDFRRDGLVH; this is translated from the coding sequence GTGTGGCGCGCCCTGAAAATCGGACTGCTCGCCGTCGTTGTCGGCATCATCGCGATCGTGGCCGTGGCGACGGCCGGGCGCTCGACGGGTAAGGCGCAGGCGCGGCCGGTGCTGGCGGTGGTGGGCGCGTCGATCAGCTACGGCATCGGCGCCGACGGTGCGAATCAGGCGTGGCCCGCGGTCCTGGGCAAGCAGCTCGGCTGGCGGACGGTCGTGAGCGCCGATCCGGGCGCGGGCTATCTGGCCCCCGGGCAGCGGGCGCGCGGGCCGATGCGGAAGCTGCTCGCCGAGCTCGACCTGACGACCACGCACCCGTCCGTGGTGATCGTGCAGGCCGGGTACAACGACATCGGCATGCCCGCGGCGCAGTTGACCGACAGCGTGCGGCAGGTCGTCCGGCAGATCCACGCCGAGGCCCCGGGCGCTGCCATCGGTGTGCTGACGGTGTTCCCGAAGGGGCGGCCCTCGGAGGCGGCGGCGGCGACCGACGCGGTCATCGTGTCCGCGGCGCGCTCCGCCGACCCGCACGTCGCCGTCTTCGACCCGATCACCGCGCACTGGATGTTCCCGACCGTGACCGATCGCCTGCACCCCACACCGGCCGGGCATCGCTGGATCGCCGACCGCATGCTCACAGACTTCCGGCGCGACGGCCTCGTGCACTGA
- a CDS encoding class I adenylate-forming enzyme family protein: MTHDNRATETTVATLIAARAAERPAHPFLADARSERTLSYAAAATAMDTWSRYLDAHSVPPGARVVLDTADPLTFASVYLALLAAGRCVIPVDPDAPLAERHRTLAPLEPGAVVSDRTDLAHAFDPALPMIPACFWPESSARSRPKARRDQKGAHRDQEGVSREGGSVILATSGSTGAPKAMRLTEKQLLHVARAVAEHNKLGPSDRGYNCLPLFHINAEVVALLATLEAGACLVLDRRFHATGFWELLADKGITWLNAVPAILGVLTSERAAPPVVPAGLRFIRSASAPLPAAVRARLEAAADIPIVESYGMTEAASQITATDLDTPAPRGSCGRPVAVQLQIRDDLGRPVPPGIVGRVHIRGTAVIDGYLGGRAAERFDAAGWLDTGDLGHRDTEGYLYLAGRADDVINRGGELLYPREIEEVLVADPGVRDAVVVGRADPILGSVPIAFVVPAHRPGTDRERANLLRGLRYRCDDQLSRVKRPVEFLVVDDFPRAATGKVQRHRLRSAVA, translated from the coding sequence ATGACGCACGACAACCGGGCAACCGAGACCACCGTGGCGACTCTGATCGCCGCCCGCGCGGCCGAGCGGCCCGCGCACCCGTTCCTGGCGGACGCACGCAGCGAGCGCACCCTCAGCTACGCCGCCGCGGCCACCGCCATGGACACGTGGTCCCGATACCTGGACGCCCACTCCGTGCCGCCGGGCGCACGCGTCGTCCTCGACACCGCCGACCCGCTCACCTTCGCGTCCGTCTACCTGGCACTGCTGGCCGCGGGGCGCTGTGTCATCCCCGTCGATCCCGACGCCCCGCTCGCCGAACGCCACCGCACGCTGGCTCCGCTGGAGCCCGGCGCGGTCGTGAGCGACCGGACTGATCTGGCGCACGCATTCGATCCCGCCCTACCCATGATTCCGGCGTGCTTTTGGCCGGAATCCTCAGCGAGATCCCGGCCAAAAGCACGCCGGGATCAGAAAGGGGCACACCGGGATCAGGAAGGGGTGAGCCGGGAAGGGGGCTCGGTCATACTCGCTACCTCCGGGTCGACCGGTGCGCCCAAAGCCATGCGGCTTACCGAGAAGCAGTTGTTGCATGTGGCGAGGGCGGTGGCCGAGCACAATAAGCTCGGGCCCAGCGATCGGGGGTACAACTGCCTGCCGCTGTTCCATATCAATGCCGAGGTGGTGGCGTTGCTGGCCACCTTGGAGGCGGGGGCGTGCCTGGTACTGGACCGGCGATTTCATGCGACCGGGTTTTGGGAATTGTTGGCGGACAAGGGAATTACCTGGCTCAATGCGGTTCCGGCGATATTGGGGGTGTTGACGTCGGAGCGGGCGGCCCCGCCCGTGGTTCCGGCGGGGCTGCGGTTCATTCGGTCCGCCTCCGCGCCGCTGCCCGCGGCCGTGCGCGCCCGGCTCGAGGCCGCGGCGGACATACCGATCGTCGAGAGCTACGGCATGACCGAGGCGGCCAGCCAGATCACCGCGACCGATCTGGATACCCCCGCGCCGCGCGGCTCGTGCGGGCGGCCGGTGGCGGTCCAGCTGCAGATCCGGGACGATCTGGGGCGGCCCGTCCCGCCCGGAATCGTTGGGCGCGTTCACATTCGCGGCACCGCCGTGATCGACGGCTACCTCGGCGGCCGGGCGGCGGAACGCTTCGACGCCGCGGGCTGGCTGGACACCGGCGACCTCGGCCACCGCGACACCGAGGGCTACCTCTACCTGGCCGGGCGCGCCGACGACGTCATCAACCGCGGCGGCGAGCTGCTGTATCCGCGCGAGATCGAGGAGGTGCTGGTGGCCGATCCGGGCGTGCGCGACGCGGTGGTCGTGGGCCGCGCGGATCCGATCCTCGGCAGCGTCCCGATCGCATTCGTCGTCCCGGCCCACCGTCCTGGCACCGACCGCGAACGCGCGAACCTGCTGCGCGGCCTGCGATATCGCTGCGACGACCAGCTCAGCCGCGTCAAACGTCCCGTCGAATTCCTTGTCGTCGACGACTTTCCGCGCGCGGCGACGGGAAAGGTGCAGCGGCACCGGCTGCGGTCCGCGGTGGCGTGA
- a CDS encoding acyltransferase produces MSLAVDIAAEAPADPAPRKSLRPYLHQIDLFRILTFACVIAVHVIGGSTDPGSVSGNGVLVLLHFTREAFFALTGFVLVYQYADRPVTALRFWRRRFALVGIPYVAWSLIYWGYSVGAGLQRETAAESLRRLGFELVTGGAWYHLYFLLVTMQAYVLFPLLLRVLRATAGRHRWLLAASAALQLGCLWWLAHPPTLTGVAAGIWDHLSVTILPYQFYVLLGAVAACHIDAVNRTVRRFGPLLVAGAVVAVALSEWDYLRSTRLGMPPWQASYVFLPHLLVCFVGIIALLYTVSSWWAARREGHRWLARAVRYGSDRSFGVFLIHPLMLQLLAPVIPWLHRVFGVGWGTALLYLCVLALAVAGAEVVRRLPVSLWLVGRPMLRFRPKARRNQEMTSTPEPRNDQHAGTKK; encoded by the coding sequence ATGAGCCTCGCCGTCGACATCGCCGCCGAAGCGCCGGCCGATCCCGCGCCACGAAAGTCGTTGCGGCCGTATCTACATCAGATCGATCTGTTCCGGATCCTCACCTTCGCCTGCGTCATCGCGGTGCATGTGATCGGCGGATCCACCGATCCCGGCAGCGTTTCCGGCAACGGCGTGCTGGTGCTGCTGCATTTCACCCGCGAGGCGTTCTTCGCGCTCACCGGATTCGTGCTCGTCTACCAGTACGCGGACCGGCCGGTTACCGCACTGCGCTTCTGGCGCAGGCGTTTCGCGCTGGTCGGCATCCCCTACGTGGCCTGGTCGCTGATCTACTGGGGCTACTCCGTCGGCGCGGGCCTACAGCGGGAGACCGCCGCGGAATCGCTGCGGCGCTTGGGTTTCGAGCTCGTCACCGGCGGCGCCTGGTATCACCTGTACTTCCTGCTGGTCACCATGCAGGCGTATGTGCTGTTCCCGCTGCTGCTGCGCGTGCTGCGCGCGACCGCGGGCAGGCACCGGTGGCTGCTGGCCGCGAGCGCGGCGCTGCAACTGGGTTGCCTGTGGTGGCTGGCGCATCCGCCGACGCTGACCGGTGTCGCCGCGGGCATCTGGGACCATCTGTCGGTCACCATCCTCCCGTATCAGTTCTATGTGCTGCTCGGCGCGGTCGCCGCCTGCCACATCGACGCGGTGAACCGGACCGTGCGTCGCTTCGGCCCGCTGCTGGTCGCCGGTGCGGTGGTGGCCGTGGCGCTGTCGGAGTGGGACTATCTGCGCTCGACCCGGCTGGGCATGCCGCCGTGGCAGGCCAGCTATGTCTTCCTGCCGCACCTGCTGGTGTGCTTCGTCGGGATCATCGCGCTGCTGTACACGGTGAGCTCGTGGTGGGCCGCGCGCCGCGAGGGGCACCGGTGGCTGGCGCGGGCCGTGCGCTACGGCTCGGACCGCTCGTTCGGCGTATTCCTGATCCATCCGCTCATGCTGCAACTGCTCGCCCCCGTGATCCCTTGGCTCCACCGGGTTTTCGGCGTCGGCTGGGGCACGGCGCTGCTGTATCTGTGTGTGCTCGCGCTGGCGGTCGCCGGGGCCGAGGTGGTGCGCCGACTGCCGGTGAGCCTGTGGCTGGTGGGGCGCCCGATGCTGCGGTTCCGGCCAAAAGCACGCCGGAACCAAGAGATGACCAGCACGCCGGAACCAAGAAATGACCAGCACGCCGGAACCAAGAAATGA
- a CDS encoding phosphosulfolactate synthase, which produces MYPHTVSLPVREAKPRGRGLTMVIDPGLPDAYFADIVESYGDLIDFVKFGWATCLVTPHIAEKTRVLRRNGIEFYFGGTLFEKFLVSDRIGEWARLCHRAGARTVEISNGAIALSNDEKARHIRRFAGEFEIVSEVGFKDPERSERLPPNRWIEFIEQDLDAGARLVIAEARESGRSGICRPNGDLRIGLIEEIAESGIDTNRIMFEAPTKELQVHLLHRLGPQANLGNIHADSVIGLETLRLGLRADTLTDFTRLDRELPTHA; this is translated from the coding sequence ATGTACCCCCACACCGTGAGCCTGCCCGTGCGTGAGGCGAAACCGCGCGGGCGCGGCCTGACCATGGTCATCGATCCCGGCCTGCCCGACGCGTACTTCGCCGACATCGTCGAGAGCTACGGCGATCTCATCGATTTCGTCAAATTCGGCTGGGCCACCTGCCTGGTCACCCCGCATATCGCCGAGAAGACGCGGGTGCTGCGCCGCAATGGCATCGAATTCTATTTCGGCGGCACGCTTTTCGAGAAATTCCTGGTCAGCGATCGGATCGGCGAGTGGGCGCGGCTGTGTCATCGGGCGGGGGCGCGGACGGTGGAGATCTCCAACGGCGCCATCGCGCTGTCCAACGACGAGAAGGCCCGCCACATCCGGCGCTTCGCCGGGGAGTTCGAGATCGTGTCCGAGGTCGGCTTCAAGGACCCGGAGCGCTCGGAGCGGCTGCCGCCGAATCGGTGGATCGAGTTCATCGAGCAGGATCTCGACGCGGGCGCGCGGCTGGTGATCGCCGAGGCCCGCGAGAGCGGCCGCAGCGGAATCTGCCGCCCCAACGGGGATCTGCGCATCGGGCTGATCGAGGAGATCGCCGAGTCCGGCATCGACACCAACCGCATCATGTTCGAGGCGCCCACCAAGGAGCTCCAGGTGCATCTGCTACACAGACTCGGCCCGCAGGCCAATCTCGGCAATATCCACGCCGACAGCGTGATCGGGCTGGAGACGCTGCGCCTGGGCCTGCGCGCCGACACCCTCACCGACTTCACCCGTCTCGACCGGGAGCTGCCCACCCATGCGTGA
- a CDS encoding VOC family protein, translating to MRDAHDAFHLAIPARDLDEAERFYVRGLGAKLARRYDDRITLDFFGDQVVCHLSDRIDPDPRLYPRHFGVSFRERADFDRLLRLVRLRELAVFSPVSTRFEGTAEEHLTVVLRDPSNNLLEFKHYLDPRMMY from the coding sequence ATGCGTGACGCCCACGACGCCTTCCATCTGGCCATTCCGGCCCGCGATCTGGACGAGGCCGAGCGGTTCTACGTCCGGGGCCTGGGCGCGAAACTGGCGCGCCGCTACGACGATCGGATCACGCTGGACTTCTTCGGCGATCAGGTGGTGTGCCACCTGTCCGACCGGATCGACCCGGACCCACGGTTGTATCCGCGCCATTTCGGGGTGTCCTTCCGCGAGCGGGCGGACTTCGATCGCCTGCTGCGCCTGGTGCGGCTGCGCGAGCTCGCGGTCTTCTCCCCCGTCTCGACCCGGTTCGAGGGCACCGCCGAGGAGCACCTGACCGTCGTGCTGCGCGATCCGTCGAACAATCTGCTGGAGTTCAAGCACTACCTGGATCCGCGAATGATGTACTGA
- a CDS encoding DUF6585 family protein, which yields MSTPSTLQRGTGGTEDRRTVPLSQLIYLMAEHERLGTHRQTFQAAPISGDTLVRGCALIAGGLVVVGAICATAGTLVGSAAVGGLALGPVAVAVLRCRRNRRRRGARLDLFDQGMTVYRSGEQIVAFRWEAAEVRQQVIPFRQADALATDYSLTVTGPGGARAEFDEELFVDAREWGPAIQTAVTATQLPKVVAAIDAEQTVEFGDLALCLDDLRFAGRSYPWEQVQTIDSRDGLVRIKVSGRWVSLVPVESVPNFYIFNEVAERLRIAAATA from the coding sequence GTGAGCACCCCGAGCACGCTGCAACGCGGAACCGGGGGAACCGAAGATCGGCGAACGGTACCCCTGTCGCAGCTGATCTACCTGATGGCCGAGCACGAGAGACTCGGCACGCATCGGCAGACGTTCCAGGCGGCGCCGATCAGCGGCGACACGCTGGTGCGCGGTTGTGCGCTGATCGCGGGTGGCCTGGTCGTGGTGGGTGCCATCTGCGCGACGGCCGGGACCTTGGTCGGCAGCGCCGCCGTCGGCGGGCTGGCGCTCGGCCCGGTGGCGGTCGCGGTGCTGCGCTGCCGGCGCAATCGGCGCCGCCGCGGGGCCCGGCTGGACCTGTTCGACCAGGGCATGACGGTGTATCGCAGCGGCGAGCAGATCGTGGCGTTCCGCTGGGAGGCCGCCGAGGTGCGCCAGCAGGTGATCCCGTTCCGGCAGGCCGACGCGCTGGCCACCGACTATTCGCTCACCGTCACCGGCCCCGGCGGCGCGCGTGCGGAATTCGACGAGGAGCTGTTCGTCGACGCCCGCGAATGGGGCCCGGCCATCCAAACCGCCGTCACCGCAACGCAATTGCCGAAGGTCGTCGCGGCCATCGATGCGGAGCAGACGGTGGAGTTCGGCGATCTCGCGCTCTGCCTGGACGATCTGCGCTTCGCGGGGCGGTCCTATCCGTGGGAGCAGGTGCAGACCATAGACTCGCGCGACGGCCTCGTCCGCATCAAGGTCTCCGGCCGGTGGGTCTCGCTGGTCCCGGTCGAATCCGTGCCCAACTTCTACATCTTCAACGAGGTCGCCGAGCGGCTCCGAATCGCCGCCGCCACAGCCTGA